The sequence AGTGACCCCTTTTTCTTCTCGTATCCTTTTAATTGTCTTTCCAATCATTAATTCTAAACTATTACTATTCACAACAATTATTATAACACTATTTATTTATTTGTAAAGTTAATTTTTTTTAAATACTCTCTCTCCATTCTAATAGAGGTTCATTAGCAATAAACTAGGTTAATACTAAAACACAAAAACAACATAATAATATAACAAGGTATACAATATAGTATTTTTTGGCTAGACAAAAAATATTAATGCCACAACTATAAATATAGGAATCAAAACTGTAAAGCTATATTTAATAATATAGCCAAAAAAACTGGGCATAGGAGTTCCTGATTGTTCAGCGATTGACCTCACAGCAAAATTTGGGGCATTACCAATATAGGTACAAGCGCCAAAAAATACAGCTGCCACTGAAATAGCTTCAAGATAAAGTGCTTTTTGTGTGAGCAACAACGGTACTGCTTGAGGTTCTGGCATGCCTGCAAAGAATTTGCCTAACACACTAGTGAAGAATGTGTAATATGTTGGGGTGTTGTCTAAAAAAGCAGAAAGAATTCCAGTTATCCAATAATAGTGTACTGGCTCTTCTACCAATTTCAATAAAGGTGCAGCTACCCCCTTTTCTCCAGCAGTTAAAATAAGCAAGGGTGGTGCCATGGTGGCAAAAATACCTGCAAATAAATAGCCCACCTCAATAATAGGGAACCATGTAAAATCATTTTCCTTCCTTATGTATCTTGGGGTAATTAAAAGGGATATAATGCCTATGATAATCATCCATCCATCTCTTAAAAGAGATTCTATAGTTCGCTCAATCCCCAATATAGATACACTTCCAATCCTCACTGTCCCACTAAATATAACAGAAGCCACTACACCACCTAAAAGTATGAAATTATACCAGCCTACTAAACTTAAAGGGGTTTTTTCTTTGGGAGGATTAAGTGTTCCCTCTCTCTCTTCTTTTTTATAGTAATAAAGATCTAAGAAAAAATATATTATTAATATACAGATTGAAGCAAAAAGTATGTGAGGCAGCAATCTAATGGTTGTCCAAAAGAATGGAACCCCGTGTAAAAAGCCAATAAACAGCGGAGGGTCGCCAACCGGGGTTAACCCCCCTCCAATATTAGCCACTAAAAAAATAAAGAAGCAAACCATAAATGTCCTATATTTTCGGTATTTATTAGCCCTTAAAAAGGGTCTAATCATAAGCATGGCTGCCCCCATTGTACCCATCCAGGAAGCTAAAAATGTACCTATAGCTATTAAAATCGTGTTAACCTTTGGTGTGCCTAGCAGGCTACCCCTAAGTAAAATCCCACCTGCCACTGTAAAAAGTGTCCAGAGTAAAATAAGAAAAGGAAAATAATCGGTGATAAAAATATGTAGTTCTTGATGAAGACCCGCCTTTTTATATACTAATACTAGTGGAATAACTGTTAGTAGTCCCCAAAAGGCAGAGACTTTGCCAAAGTTGTGGTGCCACCAAGAAGGAACAAATAAAGGAAACAAGGCAATGGAGAGCAAGATTCCAGCAAAGGGGATTATACTCCAAAGAGGAAGGGACTCTGCCATTTTCATCACAGCTTGACTCATATTTTCACCACCTATAGATTCACTTGCTATAGATGGGGCAACAAAAATAATAGATAAAAAAATAATAGTTATGATAATTTTTCTTTTCATTCTAACAACCCTCATGTTTAAATATATTTATTTATTTTAAAATAATATTATCTTCATTAATATTTCATATATATTTAACAATCGGTGATCAGTTTATAAATTTATATTATATTTTACATATATGAGCTATACTTTCTATTTTTATTCTATTTATATACATCTATTAATTAACAAATGTCAATGTTTTCTCAATAATTCATATTATCCTTATATTTCAAATTAACACATACTTAAACTTCGTGCTGCGAAAGAAAATATTGCCTATTCATTATGCAAACAATT comes from Deferribacterota bacterium and encodes:
- a CDS encoding sodium:proton antiporter — protein: MKRKIIITIIFLSIIFVAPSIASESIGGENMSQAVMKMAESLPLWSIIPFAGILLSIALFPLFVPSWWHHNFGKVSAFWGLLTVIPLVLVYKKAGLHQELHIFITDYFPFLILLWTLFTVAGGILLRGSLLGTPKVNTILIAIGTFLASWMGTMGAAMLMIRPFLRANKYRKYRTFMVCFFIFLVANIGGGLTPVGDPPLFIGFLHGVPFFWTTIRLLPHILFASICILIIYFFLDLYYYKKEEREGTLNPPKEKTPLSLVGWYNFILLGGVVASVIFSGTVRIGSVSILGIERTIESLLRDGWMIIIGIISLLITPRYIRKENDFTWFPIIEVGYLFAGIFATMAPPLLILTAGEKGVAAPLLKLVEEPVHYYWITGILSAFLDNTPTYYTFFTSVLGKFFAGMPEPQAVPLLLTQKALYLEAISVAAVFFGACTYIGNAPNFAVRSIAEQSGTPMPSFFGYIIKYSFTVLIPIFIVVALIFFV